A DNA window from Leptolyngbya sp. KIOST-1 contains the following coding sequences:
- a CDS encoding cytochrome P450 produces the protein MGQVWGMPVVVGLGLVAAVAGWRRWTWQQRFKTLRSLPSPPGHWLLGHIPPLLAAVKNRQLFQILFDWSQAYGPRYVYWVGYPVVVLSQAKLIDNTIVQGTRDGSLTRTGQSQRAWNDLMGPIMIGQDGAEWQWRRKAWTPEFSSSGVNHYLTLVDQSCTQVIAQLHAAPTDQPLPVDPLFVELTLRVIAALVLGIPIDPAQPSPEGPPLEIEPTYNAMSVLTYRFLRVAVGEKPWQKYLPTPSARAYWAARRHFETCLQSRVDLALRLRDGDLAAQAQASPLFQQSMVVKIAAKEPRYSRATLLPEIVEMLIAGTDTTAHTLSFAVGELALNPQVFETARAEVDRAFEHHGTLTLASLKELSYLQGVIKETLRLYSVASGTTSLQVTRDMVVDDLAVPAGTRLFWSMLGAGRDPDAYPQPHRFWPDRWLSGDRHSPTPPMIDFGSGPHRCLGEHLAMLEATLMLAQMLRHFDWELVNGRSSLENLKQNLLIYPVDRMPIYVKPRQG, from the coding sequence ATGGGACAGGTGTGGGGGATGCCGGTTGTCGTGGGCCTGGGGCTGGTGGCGGCGGTGGCTGGCTGGCGGCGGTGGACCTGGCAACAGCGGTTCAAAACGCTGCGATCGCTGCCCTCGCCCCCTGGGCACTGGCTGCTGGGGCACATTCCGCCCTTGCTGGCGGCGGTCAAAAATCGGCAGCTATTCCAAATTTTGTTTGACTGGTCCCAGGCCTATGGCCCCCGGTACGTGTACTGGGTGGGCTATCCGGTGGTGGTGCTCAGCCAGGCAAAGCTGATCGACAACACCATTGTGCAGGGCACCCGCGACGGCAGCCTAACCCGCACCGGCCAGTCACAGCGGGCCTGGAACGACCTGATGGGGCCAATCATGATCGGCCAGGATGGGGCCGAGTGGCAGTGGCGGCGCAAGGCCTGGACCCCGGAGTTTAGCTCCAGCGGCGTCAACCACTACCTGACCCTGGTAGACCAGAGCTGTACCCAGGTGATCGCCCAGCTTCACGCCGCCCCCACAGACCAACCATTGCCCGTCGATCCGCTGTTTGTGGAGCTGACCCTGCGGGTAATTGCGGCGCTGGTGTTGGGCATTCCCATCGATCCAGCCCAGCCCAGCCCCGAAGGCCCGCCCCTGGAAATCGAGCCCACCTACAACGCCATGTCGGTGCTGACCTACCGATTCTTGCGGGTGGCCGTGGGCGAAAAGCCCTGGCAAAAGTATCTGCCCACCCCCTCCGCCCGGGCCTACTGGGCCGCCCGCCGCCACTTTGAAACCTGTTTGCAATCCCGCGTTGACCTGGCCCTGCGGCTGCGCGATGGCGACCTCGCCGCCCAGGCCCAGGCCAGCCCCCTATTTCAGCAGTCGATGGTGGTCAAAATTGCGGCCAAGGAACCCCGCTACAGCCGCGCCACCCTGCTGCCCGAAATCGTTGAAATGCTGATCGCAGGCACCGACACTACCGCCCACACCCTCTCCTTTGCGGTGGGCGAACTGGCGCTCAATCCGCAGGTGTTTGAGACGGCCCGGGCCGAGGTCGATCGCGCGTTTGAGCACCACGGCACCCTCACCCTGGCCAGCCTGAAGGAGCTGAGCTACCTGCAGGGGGTGATCAAAGAGACCTTGCGGCTCTATTCGGTGGCTTCAGGCACGACGTCGCTCCAGGTGACCCGAGACATGGTAGTGGATGACCTGGCGGTGCCCGCCGGAACCCGCCTGTTCTGGTCCATGCTGGGAGCCGGACGGGACCCCGATGCCTATCCCCAGCCCCACCGGTTCTGGCCCGATCGCTGGCTGAGCGGCGATCGCCATTCACCCACCCCGCCGATGATTGACTTTGGCTCTGGCCCCCACCGCTGCCTGGGCGAACACCTGGCCATGCTGGAAGCGACGCTAATGCTGGCCCAGATGCTGCGGCACTTTGACTGGGAGCTGGTGAACGGGCGATCGTCGCTGGAGAATTTAAAGCAGAACCTGTTGATCTACCCGGTGGATCGGATGCCGATCTATGTAAAGCCTCGGCAGGGGTAA
- a CDS encoding PAS domain S-box protein — MVDPELQTDLSQARIVLVIADRPDNADLYRHWLDQQGKVSDQVLSATDGAQGVTLCQTHSVRVILLELEASSPTDRRAEDWGLERLAELKKSLGEACPPILAIGRNDAPLAVEAMRAGAVDYLVADQITADSLGWALSRVVATAAETNPSCTGLQQQLQATAAALDESRDELERRSQIFDALLATISDFVYLLDRQGRFVFVNQPLLDLWGLRLAEAVGKTFFELNYPPALAAKHQREIEHVFVTGQTVQDESTYVSPTGVSGIYEYIFKPMLGPEGAVQFVGGSTRNITHRQRAEAALRESEARFRSFAENSRDVIWITDLQEERLVYVSPSFEQVWGRPVADVYDDLNRFIGFAHPDDRDRIRTSWQQCRRRGTSQDYRIVRPDGAMVWIRDRCFPIFDDQGKLLWMGGIAEDITEHKQIEDTLRQREAELRLITDAVPSLISFIDAQRRYRYNNRSYENWFGQLAQDNHGKHMREVLGEAAYAVVRPYVERVLAGEQVTFETQVPYKDGGTRYISATYVPQTSAEGAVEGFVALVNDTTDRRRADQEREQLLDRERAARNQAEAANRIKDEFLAVVSHELRTPLNPILGWSQLLRDRQLDAQKTQYALSVIERNAQIQAQLINDLLDVSRVLRGKLSLNTTVVDLAVTIRAAVETVRLAAEAKRIQLDTKLEADVGRVSGDADRLQQVVWNLLSNAVKFTSEGGQVEVRLSRVRVDRRKKDRGEDATAKPLPPLYAQITVSDTGKGIHPAFLPYVFDRFRQEDAATTRQFGGLGLGLALVRYLVELHGGIVQADSPGDGQGATFTVQLPLAPPAAADSPSANPAAGVIAADQRPGDLAGVRVLVVDDDQGTREFITFLLELHQAQVIAASSAAAAIAALEQGPPDILLSDIGMPGTDGYTLMRQVRDLPPDQGGDLPAIALTAYAGEIDYRQAIAAGFHKHMPKPVEPQRLIEAIAALVRHRPSP, encoded by the coding sequence ATGGTTGATCCCGAGTTGCAGACGGACCTCTCCCAGGCACGGATAGTATTAGTCATTGCTGATCGCCCCGATAACGCCGATTTGTATCGGCATTGGCTAGATCAGCAGGGCAAGGTTTCCGATCAAGTACTGTCGGCTACCGATGGTGCTCAGGGGGTAACCCTGTGCCAAACGCATTCAGTTAGGGTCATTCTGCTGGAGCTGGAGGCATCCAGTCCAACCGATCGCCGGGCTGAGGACTGGGGCCTGGAGCGGCTGGCTGAGCTGAAGAAGTCCCTGGGGGAGGCCTGTCCACCGATTTTGGCGATCGGCCGCAACGACGCTCCCCTGGCGGTGGAGGCGATGCGAGCGGGGGCGGTGGACTACCTGGTTGCCGACCAGATCACGGCGGACAGCCTGGGGTGGGCCCTGAGCCGGGTGGTTGCCACTGCTGCCGAAACCAACCCAAGCTGCACGGGGCTGCAGCAGCAGCTCCAGGCTACGGCGGCCGCCCTGGACGAGAGTCGCGATGAGCTGGAGCGGCGATCGCAGATTTTTGACGCCCTGCTGGCTACCATTTCCGACTTCGTCTACCTGCTCGATCGCCAGGGGCGCTTTGTGTTTGTCAACCAGCCCCTGCTCGACCTGTGGGGGCTGAGGCTGGCCGAGGCTGTCGGCAAAACCTTTTTCGAGCTCAACTATCCCCCTGCCCTGGCCGCTAAACACCAGAGGGAGATCGAGCATGTGTTTGTCACAGGGCAGACGGTGCAGGATGAATCGACCTATGTCAGCCCCACGGGCGTCAGCGGCATCTATGAATACATCTTTAAACCGATGCTTGGCCCCGAGGGGGCAGTGCAGTTTGTAGGCGGTTCGACCCGCAACATTACCCACCGCCAGCGGGCCGAAGCCGCCCTGCGCGAAAGCGAAGCGCGATTTCGCAGCTTTGCTGAAAACAGCCGCGATGTGATCTGGATTACGGATTTGCAGGAGGAACGGTTGGTCTACGTCAGTCCGTCCTTTGAACAGGTGTGGGGACGACCGGTGGCGGACGTATACGACGACTTGAACCGCTTCATTGGCTTTGCCCACCCCGACGATCGCGATCGGATTCGCACCAGCTGGCAGCAGTGCCGGCGGCGCGGCACCAGCCAGGACTACCGGATTGTGCGCCCCGATGGGGCGATGGTCTGGATTCGCGATCGCTGTTTTCCCATCTTTGACGACCAGGGCAAGCTGCTGTGGATGGGGGGTATTGCCGAAGACATCACCGAGCACAAGCAGATTGAAGACACCCTGCGCCAGCGGGAAGCCGAACTGCGCCTGATCACCGATGCCGTCCCCTCGCTGATCTCCTTTATCGATGCCCAGAGGCGCTACCGCTACAACAATCGCAGCTACGAAAACTGGTTTGGCCAGCTGGCTCAGGACAACCACGGCAAGCACATGCGGGAGGTGCTGGGGGAAGCCGCCTACGCGGTGGTTCGCCCCTACGTGGAGCGGGTGCTGGCCGGAGAGCAGGTCACCTTTGAAACCCAGGTGCCCTACAAAGACGGCGGTACTCGCTACATCAGCGCCACCTACGTGCCTCAGACCAGCGCCGAGGGAGCGGTGGAGGGGTTTGTGGCGCTGGTCAACGACACCACCGATCGCCGCCGGGCCGACCAGGAGCGCGAACAGCTGCTGGACCGGGAGCGGGCGGCCCGCAACCAGGCCGAGGCCGCCAACCGGATCAAGGACGAATTTCTGGCCGTGGTCTCCCACGAACTGCGAACGCCCCTCAACCCCATTCTGGGGTGGTCCCAGCTGCTGCGCGATCGCCAGCTCGATGCCCAAAAAACCCAGTACGCCCTCAGTGTGATCGAGCGCAACGCCCAGATCCAGGCCCAGCTGATCAATGACTTGCTGGATGTGTCGCGGGTGCTGCGGGGCAAGCTGAGCCTCAACACCACGGTGGTGGATCTGGCCGTCACCATTCGGGCCGCCGTGGAGACGGTGCGCCTGGCCGCCGAGGCCAAACGGATTCAGCTAGACACCAAGCTAGAGGCCGACGTGGGCCGGGTTTCGGGCGATGCCGACCGACTGCAGCAGGTGGTGTGGAACCTGCTCTCCAACGCGGTCAAGTTCACCTCCGAGGGAGGGCAGGTCGAGGTGCGGCTGTCGCGGGTGCGGGTCGATCGCCGCAAAAAAGATCGCGGCGAAGACGCCACGGCCAAGCCCTTGCCCCCCCTCTACGCCCAGATCACCGTTAGCGATACAGGCAAGGGCATTCACCCGGCTTTTCTGCCCTACGTTTTCGATCGCTTTCGCCAGGAAGACGCCGCCACCACCCGACAGTTTGGCGGTCTGGGGCTGGGCCTTGCCCTGGTGCGCTACCTGGTCGAACTCCACGGCGGAATTGTCCAGGCCGACAGCCCAGGGGATGGGCAGGGGGCCACCTTTACGGTGCAACTGCCCCTCGCCCCGCCCGCCGCCGCCGACTCGCCTTCGGCAAACCCCGCTGCCGGGGTAATCGCGGCCGACCAGCGGCCGGGCGACCTGGCCGGAGTTCGGGTCCTGGTGGTGGACGACGACCAGGGCACCCGGGAGTTTATTACCTTTTTGCTGGAGCTGCACCAGGCCCAGGTAATCGCCGCCAGCAGCGCCGCCGCGGCGATCGCTGCCCTGGAGCAGGGACCGCCAGACATTCTGCTCAGCGACATTGGCATGCCGGGCACCGATGGCTACACGCTGATGCGCCAGGTGCGCGACCTGCCCCCCGACCAGGGCGGCGATCTGCCGGCCATTGCCCTGACCGCCTACGCAGGGGAGATCGACTACCGTCAGGCGATCGCGGCGGGCTTTCACAAACACATGCCCAAACCCGTGGAGCCCCAGCGCCTGATTGAGGCGATCGCCGCCCTGGTCCGGCACCGGCCCAGCCCCTGA
- a CDS encoding sensor histidine kinase, giving the protein MAGTLLPVVLFAGAIVYRLSYQEQAAAERRILREARNLAATVDREFSNTTRTLQALAASDQLVEGDLEGFYGDARRVEETQATWMTVILLSPDGQQLLNTRQPLGVPLPSVNEPASLTHLVATQRPVVGDLSRGNAGKNYAFPIRVPVIQDGVLRYALTAVITPQAMATVVEEQQPVEGEWTRTILDGQGVVVTRTLNPQQFVGQRGTPSFLRRIEAASEGVYQDLSLEGMEVYVAFSRISNTPWTAAVTIPIQDIQGPARQAMGLVIGSGMALLLISGLGAYWLSRPISRSFTAAALAAEALANNEHPQLSSRSIKEVALLGRSLEVAANLLAERDRERAEHLERAEMAKEEAERANRLKDEFLAVLSHELRTPLNPILGWASLLRDGQLSAEKTAFALETIERNAKLQTQLIDDLLDVTRIMQGKTRLTMVPVDLVAIVVAALETVRLTAEAKAIAIQTLFEPELGPVLGDSTRLQQVIWNLLSNAVKFTDSGGQVVVTVAQVGAEAQVQVSDTGKGIHPGFLGYVFEYFRQEDGTTTRKFGGLGLGLAIVRNLVELHGGTVVAASPGEGQGATFTVRLPLLPSQADRGG; this is encoded by the coding sequence ATGGCGGGTACCCTGCTGCCAGTGGTCCTGTTCGCCGGGGCCATCGTGTATCGATTGTCCTATCAAGAACAGGCGGCGGCAGAGCGGCGAATCCTGCGAGAGGCCCGCAATTTGGCTGCTACGGTAGACCGCGAATTTTCCAACACGACCCGAACCCTCCAGGCTCTGGCGGCATCGGATCAGCTGGTTGAGGGAGACCTGGAGGGGTTCTATGGCGATGCCAGGCGCGTGGAGGAAACCCAGGCCACCTGGATGACGGTGATTTTGCTGTCCCCTGATGGCCAACAGCTTTTAAATACCAGGCAGCCATTGGGGGTGCCGTTGCCCTCCGTAAACGAGCCCGCTAGCCTGACACACCTGGTAGCTACACAGCGGCCAGTCGTTGGCGATCTGAGTCGAGGTAATGCGGGGAAAAACTATGCCTTTCCGATCCGGGTTCCGGTCATTCAAGACGGTGTTCTGCGCTACGCCTTGACCGCTGTGATCACACCCCAGGCGATGGCTACGGTGGTTGAGGAGCAGCAACCGGTGGAAGGTGAGTGGACGCGCACCATTCTCGATGGTCAGGGTGTGGTGGTAACCCGCACGCTCAATCCTCAGCAGTTTGTGGGGCAGCGGGGTACGCCGTCGTTTTTGCGACGCATCGAAGCCGCCAGCGAAGGCGTTTACCAGGACCTGAGCCTGGAAGGGATGGAGGTGTATGTGGCCTTCAGCCGGATTAGCAATACGCCCTGGACAGCGGCTGTCACGATACCGATTCAGGACATTCAGGGGCCTGCCCGTCAGGCCATGGGGCTGGTGATTGGTTCGGGCATGGCGCTGCTGCTGATTAGCGGCCTGGGGGCGTACTGGCTGTCGCGGCCCATTTCTCGTAGCTTCACGGCGGCGGCCCTGGCGGCCGAGGCGCTGGCCAACAATGAGCATCCCCAGCTCAGCTCGCGGTCGATCAAAGAGGTGGCCCTGCTGGGGCGATCGCTGGAGGTGGCCGCCAACCTGCTGGCCGAGCGCGATCGCGAGCGGGCCGAACACCTCGAACGGGCGGAGATGGCCAAGGAAGAGGCCGAGCGGGCCAATCGGCTGAAGGACGAATTTTTGGCCGTGTTGTCCCACGAGCTGCGCACCCCCCTAAACCCCATTCTGGGCTGGGCCAGCCTGCTGCGCGACGGCCAACTCAGCGCCGAAAAAACCGCCTTTGCCCTAGAGACCATCGAGCGCAATGCCAAACTGCAAACCCAGCTGATCGACGACCTGCTGGATGTGACTCGAATTATGCAGGGCAAAACCCGGCTGACGATGGTCCCGGTTGACCTGGTTGCCATTGTGGTGGCGGCCCTGGAAACGGTGCGGCTGACGGCGGAGGCCAAAGCGATCGCGATTCAAACCCTGTTTGAACCGGAGCTGGGGCCGGTCTTGGGCGACTCCACTCGGCTGCAGCAGGTGATCTGGAATTTGCTCAGCAATGCGGTCAAGTTTACCGACAGCGGTGGCCAGGTGGTAGTGACGGTGGCCCAGGTGGGGGCTGAGGCCCAGGTTCAGGTGAGCGATACGGGCAAAGGCATTCACCCCGGTTTCCTGGGCTACGTGTTCGAGTATTTTCGCCAGGAAGACGGCACCACGACCCGCAAGTTTGGCGGCCTGGGGCTGGGGCTAGCGATCGTTCGCAACCTGGTCGAACTCCACGGCGGCACCGTGGTGGCCGCTAGCCCCGGCGAGGGCCAGGGCGCTACGTTTACGGTGAGGCTGCCGCTGCTGCCGAGCCAGGCTGATCGGGGGGGATAA